The stretch of DNA TAATTTTCAATATACAAAAACAATTTTAATGATAACACATAAATTATATCAAATTGATTTTTGTCATCAAATATGGAAAATGGATAATGGAAAAATCATAGAAAAAATAAAATATAATAAAATTATTAAATAAAAAATTTAAATATGTAAAATAGGAGTAATAATTAAGTGTTATGCTTATTATATTTTTTAAAAAATTATAAAAAATATATAAAAATTCTTTTTTTTGGTATAATAATAACAATTATTACTAATTTAATGACTATTTTTTTATCAGTTATATCTGGTTGGTTATTAACTTCTACTTTTTTCTTTACGCTTACTAATATTAGTTATAATTATATAGTTCCTTCAGCTATTATTAGATTAATTTCAATTATAAAAACTTTTACAAAATATTTTGAAAAAATTATAAAACATGATAATACTTTACGTTTATTAAAAAATTTAAGAATTATTATTCTCCGTAAAATTTTTCCTTTATATCCTTCTAATTTTAAATATTTAAATAATAGTAATATATTAAATACATTAATTTCAGATATTGAAATTTTAGATTATTTATATATACAGATTATATCTCCTATTATTAGTTTATTTATAACTACTATTATTCTATTAATTAATTTAAGTTTTTTTTGTTTTATATTATCTATTATACTTTTTTTAATTTTATTTTTTTCATTATTATTATATACAATATATTTTTATAATTTAAGTAAACCAATAGGAAAAAATAATATTTATTTTAGAAATGAATATTATTTTTATATGAGTAATTATTTATATTATCAAACAGAATATAGAATATTTGAAGGTATAAATATAATTAGAAAAAAAATTAATTTTTTAGAAATACAATGGCAAAAAATACAATATAAAAAAAATAATTATAATTCACAATCACAATCAATAATAATTATTATTAATGGAATTAATATATTAATTTTATTAATATATAGTAATTTATATTTATTTAATAATTTTAATTCTAAGTTTTATTTTTTATCTTTTTTACTTTGTTTAATTACATTATCTAATATGTTATTACCTATAGGTAATATTTTTCATAATATTAGTGAAATATTATTGTCAGCTAAAAAAATTTTTATGATTATACATCAAAAACCAACTATAAATTTTTTAAAAATAAATAAATGTTTAAAAAAATATAATAATAATATTATTATAAATATAAAAAATATTTCTTTTCATTATCCTCAACAACCTTTATTAATTTTAAAAAATTTATCTTTATTTATAAATAATAATGAAAAAATAGCTATTACTGGACATAATGGTTGTGGTAAATCAACATTATTAATGTTATTAACAAGAGCTTGGGATCCTACTAAAGGAATAATTTATTTAAATAATATTAATTTAAAATTATGGAATTTACCTTCTTTAAGAAAAAATATAAGTGTAATAAATCAACGTGTCTATTTATTTAGTGATACATTAAAAAATAATTTGTTATTAGATAAACAAAATGATTGTAATATCGATTATAAATATTTAATAAAAATTATAAATCTTGTAGGATTAAATAAATTAATTAATAATAGTCAAGGTTTAGAATTATGGATGGGAGAAGGAGGAAGAAGTTTATCAGGTGGAGAATTAAAAAGATTAGCTATTGCAAGAGCAATATTACATAATGGAAATTTAATATTATTAGATGAACCAACAGAAGGTTTAGATCATATTACGTCTTATAATATTTTAAAATTAATATTTTCTATATTTAAAAAAAAAACAATAATAATTATTACTCACAACATTAATATTATAAAAAAAATGGATTGTATATATTTTATGGATAATGGTTATTTTGTTGAAAAAGGACATCATAATTATTTAGTAAATAAAAAAGGTAAATATTGGAATTATATAAAAAATAATATAG from Enterobacteriaceae endosymbiont of Plateumaris pusilla encodes:
- a CDS encoding ATP-binding cassette domain-containing protein, whose product is MLCLLYFLKNYKKYIKILFFGIIITIITNLMTIFLSVISGWLLTSTFFFTLTNISYNYIVPSAIIRLISIIKTFTKYFEKIIKHDNTLRLLKNLRIIILRKIFPLYPSNFKYLNNSNILNTLISDIEILDYLYIQIISPIISLFITTIILLINLSFFCFILSIILFLILFFSLLLYTIYFYNLSKPIGKNNIYFRNEYYFYMSNYLYYQTEYRIFEGINIIRKKINFLEIQWQKIQYKKNNYNSQSQSIIIIINGINILILLIYSNLYLFNNFNSKFYFLSFLLCLITLSNMLLPIGNIFHNISEILLSAKKIFMIIHQKPTINFLKINKCLKKYNNNIIINIKNISFHYPQQPLLILKNLSLFINNNEKIAITGHNGCGKSTLLMLLTRAWDPTKGIIYLNNINLKLWNLPSLRKNISVINQRVYLFSDTLKNNLLLDKQNDCNIDYKYLIKIINLVGLNKLINNSQGLELWMGEGGRSLSGGELKRLAIARAILHNGNLILLDEPTEGLDHITSYNILKLIFSIFKKKTIIIITHNINIIKKMDCIYFMDNGYFVEKGHHNYLVNKKGKYWNYIKNNIENNKDGI